The genomic region ATGCAGGACACGGTGTCACCTCGGCCTATGTCGGCGGCAGGACTCTCGTGGAGCTCGCCTTCGAGAGAGAAACCGAACGGACCACTCTTCCCTGGGTCGGCTACCGGGCACGGAAGTGGGAACCGGAACCCATCCGCTGGCTGGGCGTTCACGCCATGTACCGGCTCTTCGGTATCGCCGACCAGTGGGAAGAGCGCAGGGGTTCCAGCAAGACCTCACTCCTGGCCAGATTCGGTAGCCGCCTCGCAGGACTTCACGAGTAGACGCAAAGGGAACTGCTGTCATGGACGCAAAACTCGCAGTCATCGGCTTGGGCAGCATCGGAAGCATGGCCCTGTGGCAGGCCTCCCGGCTGTCCGACTCGGTAGTCGGTTTCGAGGCCGCCACCCCCGCCCACGGCCGCAGTGCGGTGGGCGGGGACACCCGCCTGTTCCGCATGATCTACCTCGGCAGGCCCGAGTACTACCCCATCATCGAACGCTCCCGCGGCCTGTGGGCCGAGCTCGAAGCGGAAACCGGGCAGGACATCCTCACCCGTACCGGGGGCCTGTCCATCGGCACGGCGAACGGCAACTACATCAACAGCCTCCTCGAGACCACGCGCGTCAACGGAGCCGAGCACAGCGTCCTGAGCCGGGAGGAGTTGGCGGAACGCTACCCCCAGCACAACCTCCGCCCCGACGACTGCGCCGTCTACGACCCCCGCGCCGGCGTTCTGCGCACCGACCGCGCCGTCAGCGCCGCCGTCGCGGCGGCCCAGGCCAACGGCGCAACCGTCCTTCAGAACACACCCGTGGACAGCATCACCGAAACCGAACACGGTGTGGTCGTCACCTCGGGCGCCAGAACCTGGACGTTCGAGAAGGTCATCATCGCCTCGGGCGGCTGGTCCCGAAGGCTCATGCCCGATCACCTGAAGGCCGTCACGGAAACCCATCGGATCGTCCTGACCTGGTTCATCGCCCAGGACGGCACGCAGTTCTCGCCGGAGAACTTCCCCGCCTTCAGCCGGTGGTACGAGGATCGCTCCATGTACGGCGCACCCGCCGTCGACGGCGTGACGGTCAAGGCATCAGTGGACGGACCGCTGGCCGGGCGCGCAAGGGCAACTCCCGACCCGGACGCCGTGCCCAGGGAACTCACCCGGGAAGAAATCGAAAAGGTCACCGAAATCGTCACCGACTTCTTCCCCGGCCTGATCCCC from Streptomyces chartreusis NRRL 3882 harbors:
- the solA gene encoding N-methyl-L-tryptophan oxidase, whose translation is MDAKLAVIGLGSIGSMALWQASRLSDSVVGFEAATPAHGRSAVGGDTRLFRMIYLGRPEYYPIIERSRGLWAELEAETGQDILTRTGGLSIGTANGNYINSLLETTRVNGAEHSVLSREELAERYPQHNLRPDDCAVYDPRAGVLRTDRAVSAAVAAAQANGATVLQNTPVDSITETEHGVVVTSGARTWTFEKVIIASGGWSRRLMPDHLKAVTETHRIVLTWFIAQDGTQFSPENFPAFSRWYEDRSMYGAPAVDGVTVKASVDGPLAGRARATPDPDAVPRELTREEIEKVTEIVTDFFPGLIPTIARSDAFPDLFTEDRHPLVGWLDEHSRIYCATGFSGKGFKMATGYGHIAAHEALGKQTIDGLDFVRPDRFKTR